The genomic region TCGTGCCGTACTTCCGTTTCCCCGGCGGCTGCTACGACGACGCTTCGCTGAAGGCTCTGGCACCCACCGGTGTGACCGCGGTGCAGTGGGACGTGGTCAGCGGTGACGCCTTCGCCACGGACGCGGACGCGGTGGCCGAGCAGGTGCTGGACGGGGTGCGGCCGGGTTCCCTGGTGGTCATGCACTGCACCCGCAGCGCGGCGCCCGTCACCGAGGACGCCGTACGCCGGATCGTCCCGGAGCTGCGCGCGCGCGGCTACCGCTTCGTCAAGGTCTCCGAGCTGATGCGCGGCTGAGCACACACCGTCCGCCGCGTCAGCCGGAACAGGCGGTGCGCCCCGCCTCCTGCCATGCGCAGACCGGGCAGAGGGTGGCGCCCTTCGCCGACTCCGGGTGTTCGGTCGGCTGCCGGCACAGCACGCACTCGGCGTACGGCGGGCCCGCGTCCACGGGTGCGGGGGCCGGCGCGGGCGTCTCGCAGTACGCATCGTCCATACGTCCGAGCGTACTCACTCGCGCAGAGCGGCGATCCGGGATGTGACAGCGCCCACCACGGCGGCGACGGCGAGGGCACCCGCCAGGGGCAGGAGCGGCACCCGCACCGTGCCGGTGAGCGAGCCGGAGACCAGGCCCGTCACCGCGGCCCTCGCGGGTGAGCCCTGCGTCACCAGGGCGAGCAGCGCGCCGAGCACGGTGGCGGCGAGCGACCAGCCGTGCCGGTGCAGGACCGGCCGGGCGCAGAGCGCCCCGACCGCCGCTCCCAGCAGCGCGGAGCACCCGGCGGCGAGCAGTCCGGCGAGCGCGGCGGGGAGAAGCGGTACGGCCACGGTGTGGTCGGTGCCGACCGGTGCGCTGACCAGCAGGACGATCCCCGTTCCGGCGGCGCCCAGGGCGAGCGCGCACCCCAGGCCGGTGAGCAGCGAGGCGCGGTGGGCGCGCGACGGCCCGACGGCGGAGGCGGTGACGGTCCGCGCGGCGAGCGGCTCCTGGGTCACGCTCAGCCGCGTGAACCAGGCGGCCGCGGGGAGCAGCGCCGCGGCGGCGAAACCGAGCGAGTCCAGCAGGGGCTGCCCCGCCTGTACGCCGATGCCCAGGACCGCCGCGTACAGGAGGAGGGGCGCGAGCCAGCGCTGGGAGCGTGCCAGCGTCGCGGCCTGGTAGCGGATCACGGCGGCCGTGGCACCCACCGGCGGACGGACCGCACGGGCCGGGCGCGAGACCGTCTCCGGCACGGAAGCGGCGGGGGCCGCGGACGGTGCGCCGGGAGCGGGACGGGGCACCTGACCGACGGCCGCCCCGTCCGTGGCGGCGGGCACCGGGGCCGGTACGGGGAGCTGTGAGAGCCCGGTGACGTGCCACGGCGGACGGGCCGTGAGGAGGGCCTGCAGCAGGGTGTCCGAGTGCGCCGCGGTGGTCGTGAGCCGGACGGCGGCCGGGTTCCCCGCGTCCCGTTCCACCACGGGTGCGCCCGGCAGCCCTGGCGGGAGGGCGGCGGGCGGTCGGCCGGTCGCCTCGATCCGGACGCGCGGGCCGGCATCGCCGGGCGAATCCACCGCCGCCGGGGTGAGCGTGCGGCCCTCCAGCCGGTACGCGAGGTCGGCCGCCCCCGCGAGCCGCCTCGGGTCGTGGTCGACGAACACCACCGTGGCGCCCTCGGCGACCCGCTCGGCGACGGCCAGGTCCAGTTCGTGCCGGGCCGCGGTGTCCAGTCCGGTCCAGGCCTCGTCCAGGACGAGGAGGTCCGGTTCGGCGAGGAGCGCCTGGGCGACGGCGACCTTCTGGCTGGTCCCCTTGGAGAGTTCCGCGAGAGGTGTACGGGCGTGCCCGGCGGCCCCGAAGCGCGCCAGCCACTCCTGGGCCCGCGCGGCGGCCTCGGCGGTCGGGAGGCCGTGGACGCGGCCCATGTGGACGAGGTAGCCGGCCGCGGTGAACGGCAGCGCCGCCGGGAAGCGTTCGGGGACGTACGCCGCGCGTGGCCGGCCCGTGACATGTCCCTCGGTCGGCGCGTCGACGCCGGCGAGCAGCCTCAGCAGAGTCGACTTGCCGACACCGTTGGGGCCCTCGATCCGGACCAGGGTGCGCGCGGGCAGCTCCAGATCGAGCCCGCGCAGCACCCAGGGGCCGCGCAGGCCGTACCGGCGGCCCACTCCTCGAAGGATCAAGAGGACGACTTCTCCGGCTTGAGCTCACTCGGGCGTACGATCACGAACCCCTCGCCCTGGAGCATCAGCTGGACCG from Streptomyces sp. QL37 harbors:
- a CDS encoding ATP-binding cassette domain-containing protein, translating into MILRGVGRRYGLRGPWVLRGLDLELPARTLVRIEGPNGVGKSTLLRLLAGVDAPTEGHVTGRPRAAYVPERFPAALPFTAAGYLVHMGRVHGLPTAEAAARAQEWLARFGAAGHARTPLAELSKGTSQKVAVAQALLAEPDLLVLDEAWTGLDTAARHELDLAVAERVAEGATVVFVDHDPRRLAGAADLAYRLEGRTLTPAAVDSPGDAGPRVRIEATGRPPAALPPGLPGAPVVERDAGNPAAVRLTTTAAHSDTLLQALLTARPPWHVTGLSQLPVPAPVPAATDGAAVGQVPRPAPGAPSAAPAASVPETVSRPARAVRPPVGATAAVIRYQAATLARSQRWLAPLLLYAAVLGIGVQAGQPLLDSLGFAAAALLPAAAWFTRLSVTQEPLAARTVTASAVGPSRAHRASLLTGLGCALALGAAGTGIVLLVSAPVGTDHTVAVPLLPAALAGLLAAGCSALLGAAVGALCARPVLHRHGWSLAATVLGALLALVTQGSPARAAVTGLVSGSLTGTVRVPLLPLAGALAVAAVVGAVTSRIAALRE